The following proteins are encoded in a genomic region of Mycolicibacterium rutilum:
- a CDS encoding MCE family protein: MTRSTGTLIKFTIFGLVMAVLTAFLFVVFSETRTGSTEGYSAVFEDASRLKEGDSVRIAGIRVGTVKGVSLQADRKVLVEFDADTKTKLTTGTKAAIRYLNLVGDRYLELIDTPDSVKILPAGAQIPVERTAPALDLDLLLGGLKPVIQGLNPEDVNGLTTSLVQILQGQGGTLESLLSKSSSFTNSLADSNQVIEQLIDNLRTVLDTLSQDGEEFSGAIDRLDQLVKGLAEDRDPIGTAIDALDNGTTSLADLLSRGRAPLNNTVDQLARLAPLVNTDLERLDATIQRLPEIYRKLARVGSYGAFFPYYICGVSFRASDLEGRTVVFPWIRQETGRCVDE; this comes from the coding sequence ATGACGCGCTCAACGGGAACCCTGATCAAGTTCACCATCTTCGGGTTGGTGATGGCCGTGTTGACCGCCTTCCTGTTCGTCGTCTTCAGCGAGACGAGAACCGGTTCTACGGAAGGGTATTCGGCGGTCTTCGAGGACGCCTCGAGGTTGAAGGAAGGCGACAGCGTCCGCATCGCCGGGATCCGGGTGGGCACCGTCAAAGGCGTTTCGCTGCAAGCCGACCGGAAGGTGCTGGTCGAGTTCGACGCCGACACCAAGACGAAGCTGACCACCGGCACCAAGGCCGCGATCCGCTACCTCAACCTGGTCGGGGACCGCTACCTGGAGTTGATCGACACCCCGGACTCGGTGAAGATACTGCCCGCCGGCGCCCAGATACCCGTCGAGCGGACCGCTCCCGCACTGGACCTCGACCTGCTGCTCGGCGGACTCAAACCCGTCATCCAGGGGCTCAACCCCGAGGATGTCAACGGGCTCACCACCTCGCTGGTCCAGATACTGCAGGGACAGGGCGGCACCCTCGAATCACTGCTGTCCAAGTCGTCGTCGTTCACGAACTCACTGGCCGACAGCAACCAGGTCATCGAGCAGCTGATCGACAATCTGCGCACGGTGCTCGACACCCTGTCCCAGGACGGTGAGGAGTTCTCCGGCGCGATCGACCGGTTGGATCAACTGGTCAAGGGACTGGCCGAGGACCGCGACCCCATCGGCACCGCGATCGACGCGCTCGACAACGGAACCACCTCGCTGGCTGATCTTCTCAGCCGCGGCCGGGCACCGCTGAACAACACCGTCGACCAGTTGGCGCGGCTCGCCCCGCTGGTCAACACCGACCTCGAGCGGCTGGACGCCACCATCCAGCGCCTGCCCGAGATCTACCGCAAGCTGGCGCGCGTCGGGTCCTACGGGGCGTTCTTCCCGTACTACATCTGCGGTGTGTCGTTCCGTGCCAGCGATCTCGAGGGCCGCACCGTGGTGTTCCCGTGGATCAGGCAAGAAACGGGAAGGTGCGTGGACGAGTAA
- a CDS encoding MCE family protein gives MLKYRGAQLMRAGFIGVVLIILVITVGLQPERLLSWATALRYQALFTEAGGITVGNDVTVSGIKVGSVSSVELVNGDALVGFTIDGKYALGSDTTAHIRTGTLLGERVLALESEGSGTLDRSETIPTSRTSSPYSLTDAVSELTANTAATDTGSLNQSLDTLATTLDQVAPQLGPTFDGLSRLSTSLNNRNESLAELLRTAGDVTGIFAERSQQVNTLILNANDLVAVLNERRYAITSLLDATSAVSQHLTGLVADNEAELAPALEHLNTVTAMLVKNRDNLAKMLPGAAKYYLTQGEIVANGAYYNALVPNLVFGQILQPFLDYAFGFRRGMDAGQPPDQAGPRAELPFPVNGIPQPGDLPNDGNP, from the coding sequence ATGCTGAAATACCGTGGCGCCCAATTGATGCGGGCCGGTTTCATCGGCGTCGTCCTGATCATCTTGGTGATCACCGTCGGGCTTCAACCCGAGCGGCTGCTGTCCTGGGCCACCGCGCTGCGGTACCAGGCGCTGTTCACCGAAGCCGGCGGGATCACCGTCGGTAACGACGTGACGGTGTCGGGTATCAAGGTCGGCTCGGTGTCGTCGGTGGAACTCGTGAACGGCGATGCGTTGGTGGGTTTCACGATCGACGGCAAGTACGCGCTCGGCTCCGACACCACCGCGCACATCCGCACCGGCACGCTGCTCGGCGAGCGGGTGCTGGCGCTGGAATCCGAGGGCAGCGGCACGCTGGACCGTAGCGAGACGATCCCGACATCGCGGACGTCGTCGCCGTACTCGTTGACCGACGCGGTCAGCGAGCTGACTGCCAACACCGCCGCCACCGACACCGGCAGCTTGAACCAGTCGTTGGACACGCTGGCGACCACGCTCGATCAGGTTGCGCCGCAACTGGGCCCGACGTTCGATGGCTTGTCCCGGCTGTCGACATCGCTGAACAACCGCAACGAGAGCCTCGCCGAACTGCTGCGGACCGCGGGCGACGTGACCGGGATTTTCGCCGAGCGAAGCCAACAGGTCAACACGTTGATCCTCAACGCCAACGACTTGGTAGCGGTGCTCAACGAGCGGCGTTACGCGATCACCAGCTTGCTGGACGCGACGTCGGCGGTGTCGCAGCACCTCACCGGCCTGGTCGCCGATAACGAGGCAGAGCTGGCACCCGCATTGGAGCACCTGAACACCGTCACCGCGATGCTCGTGAAGAACCGCGACAACCTGGCCAAGATGCTGCCGGGCGCGGCCAAGTACTACCTCACCCAGGGCGAGATCGTGGCCAACGGTGCCTACTACAACGCGCTGGTGCCCAACCTGGTGTTCGGCCAGATCCTGCAGCCGTTCCTCGATTACGCGTTCGGGTTCCGGCGCGGCATGGACGCCGGCCAGCCGCCGGACCAGGCCGGGCCGCGCGCCGAACTGCCCTTCCCTGTCAACGGCATTCCGCAGCCAGGAGACCTTCCCAATGATGGCAACCCGTAA
- a CDS encoding MCE family protein produces MMATRKPLVAGTAILLAIGLVAGAAILVRQVFFGPTTITAYFPTASAIYPGDEVRVSGVQVGTIETIAPEGTQTKMVLKVDRGVPVPADAKAVIVAQNLVAARYVQLTPAYRKGDGPTMADGAVIPSDRTAVPVEWDEVKSQLLRLSDELGPKTGVSDTSVSRFIDSAANAMGGNGEKLRQTLAQLSGVARIFAEGSGNIVDIIKNLQVFVSALRDSKEQIVLFQNRLATLTSVINDSRSDLDAALTHVSTAVGEVQRFVAGSREQTTEQVQRLADLTQILVDHRMALENVLHITPNAIANFQNIYYPNGGSVTGAFSLVNFNNPVQMFCGMIGAVANTTAPETAKLCAQYLGPVLRLLNVNNIPLPINAYLRPAVNPDRIIYTDPALAPGGAGPNDPPEPPPSVSAYTGAGDVPPPPGWGPKPPGPPGLYKPDDAPAIPSPALFPGAPIPGPPNVISNLPAQPQTVEGLLLPPTPAPAPADPNAPLLPAEGAPPA; encoded by the coding sequence ATGATGGCAACCCGTAAGCCGCTGGTGGCCGGCACGGCGATCCTGCTGGCCATCGGTCTGGTCGCCGGCGCAGCGATCCTGGTGCGCCAGGTGTTCTTCGGGCCGACCACGATCACCGCGTACTTCCCGACCGCCAGCGCGATCTACCCGGGCGACGAGGTCCGGGTCTCCGGGGTGCAGGTCGGCACGATCGAAACGATCGCACCGGAGGGGACCCAGACCAAGATGGTGCTCAAGGTCGACCGCGGGGTACCGGTGCCGGCCGACGCCAAGGCCGTCATCGTCGCGCAGAACCTGGTGGCCGCGCGCTACGTGCAGCTCACCCCGGCCTACCGCAAGGGTGACGGGCCCACCATGGCCGACGGCGCGGTGATTCCCAGCGACCGGACCGCGGTACCGGTCGAGTGGGACGAGGTGAAGAGTCAACTGCTCCGCCTGTCAGACGAATTGGGCCCGAAGACTGGCGTGTCCGACACCTCGGTATCGCGGTTCATCGACAGCGCCGCGAACGCGATGGGCGGCAACGGCGAGAAGCTCCGGCAGACGCTGGCTCAACTGTCCGGCGTGGCAAGGATCTTCGCCGAAGGCAGCGGCAACATCGTTGACATCATCAAGAACCTTCAGGTGTTCGTCTCAGCGCTGCGCGACAGCAAAGAGCAGATCGTGCTGTTCCAGAACCGGCTGGCGACCCTGACCAGCGTCATCAACGACAGCAGGTCCGATCTGGACGCGGCGCTGACCCACGTGTCGACGGCGGTCGGTGAAGTGCAGCGCTTCGTCGCGGGCAGCCGCGAACAGACCACCGAGCAGGTGCAGCGGCTGGCGGATCTGACGCAGATCCTCGTCGACCACCGCATGGCGCTCGAAAACGTCCTGCACATCACGCCGAACGCGATCGCGAACTTCCAGAACATCTACTACCCCAACGGGGGGTCGGTGACCGGCGCCTTCTCACTGGTCAACTTCAACAATCCGGTGCAGATGTTCTGCGGCATGATCGGCGCCGTCGCCAACACGACGGCCCCCGAGACCGCGAAGCTTTGTGCGCAGTATCTCGGACCGGTGCTGCGTCTGCTCAACGTCAACAACATTCCCTTGCCGATCAACGCGTATCTGCGGCCCGCGGTCAACCCGGACCGGATCATCTACACCGATCCCGCGCTCGCGCCGGGTGGAGCCGGGCCCAACGACCCGCCGGAACCGCCGCCGTCGGTGTCGGCCTACACCGGTGCCGGCGACGTCCCGCCGCCCCCGGGTTGGGGGCCCAAGCCGCCAGGGCCGCCGGGACTGTACAAGCCCGACGACGCGCCGGCGATCCCGTCACCCGCGCTGTTCCCCGGCGCGCCGATCCCCGGTCCGCCTAACGTGATCAGCAACCTGCCCGCGCAGCCACAGACCGTCGAGGGACTGCTGCTGCCGCCGACGCCGGCGCCCGCTCCGGCGGACCCCAACGCACCGCTGCTGCCTGCCGAGGGGGCGCCACCAGCATGA